Proteins encoded by one window of Haematobia irritans isolate KBUSLIRL chromosome 2, ASM5000362v1, whole genome shotgun sequence:
- the LOC142224537 gene encoding uncharacterized protein LOC142224537, with protein sequence MSSFVLAMPSAQYLDEAKDDIIKKYNLYEISDRLTKALNYNQLNRDLLGHKILIPTYKDLTQKEHLNGEELNSIHSLGWCVELIFMTFVINDDILDNSSTRFGRPCWHKVQNIGMNALNDSLIFENLMYYLLRKQFGKSVYYLQLLEDFHEVMLITSCGQCLDTTSSLKSVRSFTMETYRNVTTTKAAYCAFYLPFVLAMHLAGIKNPEAFQQVKSISLELGFLVQAQNDLLDCFGKPEVTGKIGTDIQENKCSWLAVECMQRASEEQKLIMEECYGKNDPKMVQCVKDLYNSLDLVKVYADLENDSMEKIRMDLENATSGVPRKAIIQILDAIRKCNLF encoded by the exons atgagttcatttgttttggctatgccCTCGGCAC aatatttAGACGAAGCCAAAGATGATATtattaagaaatacaatttatatgaaatatcaGATAGACTTACCAAG GCTCTAAATTATAACCAGCTCAATCGTGATCTCTTGGGACACAAAATCTTAATTCCCACTTATAAGGATctaacccaaaaagaacatctaAATGGAGAAGAACTCAATTCAATTCATAGTCTTGGTTGGTGTGTTGAGTTAATTTTTATGACATTTGTGATTAACGATGACATCCTGGACAATAGTTCCACCCGCTTCGGAAGGCCCTGTTGGCATAAAGTTCAGAATATTGGGATGAATGCTTTAAATGATTCCCTCATATTCGAGAATCTTATGTATTATCTATTGAGAAAACAATTTGGTAAATCGGTATATTATTTGCAACTTCTCGAGGATTTCCATGAAGTTATGTTGATCACATCTTGTGGTCAATGTTTGGACACTACAAGTTCTCTAAAATCTGTACGATCATTTACAATGGAGACATACCGAAATGTAACCACAACTAAAGCTGCATATTGTGCTTTCTATTTgccatttgttttggccatgcaTTTAGCGGG aATCAAAAATCCGGAAGCCTTCCAGCAAGTGAAATCAATATCCTTGGAACTGGGATTTCTGGTGCAAGCACAAAATGATCTTCTCGATTGTTTTGGAAAACCAGAAGTTACGGGAAAAATAGGTACCGACATACAAGAGAACAAATGTTCCTGGCTGGCTGTTGAATGTATGCAAAGGGCATCCGAAGAACAGAAACTTATAATGGAAGAGTGTTATGGGAAAAATG ATCCGAAAATGGTTCAGTGTGTTAAGGATTTATACAATTCCCTTGATCTTGTTAAAGTATATGCAGATCTGGAAAATgactctatggaaaaaattagaATGGATTTGGAAAATGCAACAAGCGGTGTACCCCGCAAAGCTATTATACAGATTTTAGATGCCATTCGTAAATGCAatctattttga